From the Micromonospora lupini genome, one window contains:
- a CDS encoding PadR family transcriptional regulator, which yields MSDGPVRITGPLLAVLNALLDADDNELHGWAIMRTTGKSGPTIYKILERLDESKWVTSRWEDDAEPGKPRRRYYRLTPHGATSARELITARQPKPAPTVRARLAFGWCEA from the coding sequence ATGTCGGATGGACCCGTACGCATCACCGGGCCACTCCTGGCTGTCCTCAACGCCCTCCTCGATGCAGACGACAACGAGCTGCACGGCTGGGCCATCATGCGGACGACCGGGAAGTCAGGCCCCACGATCTACAAAATCCTCGAACGGCTCGACGAGTCGAAGTGGGTGACCTCCCGTTGGGAGGACGATGCCGAACCGGGCAAGCCCCGCCGTCGGTACTACCGCCTTACGCCGCACGGTGCGACCAGTGCCCGCGAACTGATCACCGCACGGCAGCCGAAGCCTGCACCGACGGTGCGTGCCCGGCTGGCCTTCGGCTGGTGTGAGGCGTGA